The nucleotide window attcggcacatataaatcagaattattgcccgGGAATTAtggtcagtttttgactcaagacgcacggctctttctcaagacgcaagctaacgactttcatatctgttcaaaatatatattcaagtgcaaggaaccacatctggtttctttatacgaaatcatttacgggagatattcatcattttctaccccggtatccaaagattttcttctcatatcaaactcgtgcatagtacattcacgtgtatcgatcccgtgtattcattttagtatctctgctgacaaagtaattattagccaggcgatgtcgatgtgcgaggggtcggtggttcaacCGCATCCGGGGAAAAgggtttctctttttcttttttctttgttccttccttctttccttccccctcgccaaaaacaACTGGGCGTTAGGGTAAAATTACCATAAAGCCATAACAAACCTAGCTCATTGTACGCACATATTTACGTCTCAGAAATATCACATGTCATGTTCATACTTtcgtgttttttcatttttctgcagAATCATGAAGAAATTATCTCCCTATCTGGTTGACCGTCTGCCAGTTCatacatgcaagtattgcaaacAAAGATTCTATTATAGTACTAGTAGATATTTACTTCATTTAAGATTCCATGAAAACTGGACACACCCATACAGGAATGGTTCGTTCCAACAGGCTGTTTCAGCATATCGCCGACATTTGTCTCTGCATCGTCAATCTTGCGCGCAGAGTTTCTCAAGTCCAGAAAAGATTAATGTACATAAAAGGATAAGCACCAAAACGAAACGTAACACATGTAAGATTTTTTCATGGACAAAGGACAAGACAAGACATGAACGGATTCGTACTAAAGGGAAATCAGTACATGATCAACATGATAAACTTAAAAAACGACTGACAATTTGTTTGAAGAAAATAAATTTGGAAGAAATACTAAAGGGCAATGTTATAGGAAACTACTTTAAATCCATTAAATGTCATTGCTGCGAAAAAAAGACCTTAACATCATATGAAAAGTCAAGGAATGAATGGATTCACACAAAAGAGAACCCCTATCAGTGTAGATATTGCAACAAAAGTTTCTCACACCCAGGTGACACGACTCAGCATGAAAGAATTCATACAAAAGAGAAAGCATTTTGGTGTAAATATTGCAATAAGAGTTTCGTACAGGTAAGAATCAAAACTACACATGAAATTATtcatagcaaaaagaaacccTATCAATGTAGATATTGCAAGAAGGGTTTCTCACTCTCAGGTGacaagactaaacatgaaaggattcatagcaaagagaaaccatatcaatgtagtCATTGTAAGAAGAGTTTCTCACTGTCACATatcaagactagacatgaaaggattcataccaaagagaaaccatacaaatgtaagtattgcaacaagagtttctcacagtcatgtcacaagactagacatgaaaggattcatagcaaagagaaaccctaccaatGTAGATATTGCAACAAGAATTTCGCACAGTCAGGTAATAAGACCTCACATGAAAGAGTTCATAGCAAAGAGAAACCCTTCCAATgtagatattgcaacaagagtttctcatgGTTAGCTGGCAAGACTTCACATGAAAGGACTCAtagcaaagagaaaccatatcaatgtagaTATTGCAAAAAGAGTTTCTCATGGTCATGTGACAAAACTATACATGAAaggactcataccaaagagaaaccttaccaatgtaagtATTGCAGCAAGAGTTTCTCACGTGCAAATAGCAAgactatacatgaaaggattcataccaaagagaaaccttaccaatgtagatATTGCAACAAGTGTTTCCCACGGTCAGGTGAAAAGACCTCACATGAAAgagttcataccaaagagaaaccctaccaatgtaaatattgcaacaagagtttctcatgGTCAGCTGTcaagactaaacatgaaaggaCTCATAGCAAAGAGAAACAAACCCTTACAATGCAGATATTGCAACAAGAATTTCGCACAGTCAGGTCAAAAGACCTTACATGAAAGAGTTCAtagcaaagagaaaccataccaatgtaagtattgcaacaagagtttctcactcCGGTATCAAGActacacatgaaaggattcatagcaaagagaaaccatacccaTGTAGATATTGCAACAAGATTTTCTCAAAGTCAGGtcacaagactgtacatgaaatgattcataccaaagagaaaccatatctatgtaaatattgcaacaatagTTTCTTACATTCGGGTACCAAGACTGCACATGAAAGGACTCATAGCAAAGCGAAAccctaccaatgtaaatattgcaagaatTATCGTAAAATCCCCAATATTATTCAGTGGACttgaattttatttcattattttgcgcCTTTGTCTATTGATAAAATTAACCTATTTTGTGTGTTGAATCATTCCTTTCTAGAGTCTATGGCTGAATAGAGATTTTCAAACAAGAAACTATTTGGATATTGTGAGGCAACGGGAATAGAAACACTAATAATCATGCATGATTGATTGATAATACGCGGCATATTCAATTTTAGTTTGAGACACATGTTGATAAGAAATTTCTTTTCAGCTGTGGTACTTATGATCCTTTGTGCTATTATTTATTCAGGTGGCATACATGATGGATCAAAGGAGGAGCGATAGTGCACTATCCATGGCTATTCGCTGGAATAGTGATTAGATCATCACCTTGGATAAAGACAgccatgcatacaatttgaagtATTTTGGTTCAAGCACCTCTCAAGGACAGTCCCCTGTTTACCATGTTCATACAGTATGACTAATTGGATTTTTGGAAACCAACCAAATGGTAAAAAGAACATGATCAATTCTGACAAAACTTAATATTTTTAAGACATGATTGCagaatattatgatttatttagCTAATTACTATAACTGGATGAGTTTTTAAGCTCTTAAAATTGTGTAGTTTTTGAAATAATGCCATTTAGGCGGATGTAAACTTCTTCtgttcaacacaaagtcaataggAACCATGCATGACTGGGAACATGTGCTTGAACCAAAGTAGGCCGCATACAGGCTGTATATGACATCACACTATTCCAGCGAATAATACCTTGGTGTACCATCGTGTCCTTCACTCCAGCTCAGAGAACTTGTGAAGTTGGTAATTAAACTGACAATctttgtaagattagtatctttgaaaagaccggtattgtattcaatctatgattgcagatataggtgatgagtacaaccacagatattggaacacatctgTGGTACAACCTGAttttgcttgtagtgcagcgcgatatattcacaattgttttcacctatcgctatggtcgTTAACAGTAGCGTAACAGTATCAGAGTGCCCcccaaacaaaaaatgaaagataaaagtgcccttctgacaaaaaatgaaagagaaaatcaggagggcaaaggaaaacaaaaggggcaaggagcccctcttctaccaaaattcagcccaatcatgggccaaaatagtgtaaaatacaaaattcttgcgcactacgcgcgcacattgtaaatagataaagccatttccatcctgataatggacgaaaatagtgtaaaataccaaattgttGTGCGATactcgcgcacatcgtcccaataaagcctttttcgcAGCTCGAAGACATATACTCTACGTgccgaaaaactttttaaccccccctgttcatacacccaaaacttttttacccccctattcagaactcctaaaattttatgacccccccctacatattttccagccccccaccagagtatttctgaacactcccttaggaaATCATTGTGGAAAAAGCCAAGAATTATTTATCTGTAATGAGGGAACACCATATGTACAtggggcacaccgtcatcatccctatatcttcgtgttaaaaattgccgtggtagtacgatgaatcctcacatttttcaacaactacgcatggtgattttgttcgagataggccgtgcgactcaggctatgcatacaatttgagattttgagagccggccacactgtttctattctatgttttacgattttcgcatgatcagtatatggctggccgtaaccgccacaacgtggagctgctacgcgtagcttacttttcgcttcgcggagctaaattgaccaatcatgttagatcttttcattacgcggagccagttgatgcatcatcgttccagagagagaaaacccttgccaaaattaatgtttactatgtggattttaaatgaatcgaatgtaaataaaccacaaacagttgtacaggatcaataccattgtttgattagtgtatagtcaatgttaccttgcatgcatgtgtcatgtgtgtggcgtgtttgtttgtttgtctactgtgtcaggccaggatcactgacacccacggtactgatactgtcatactatcacggtgatcatattgttgaatgttgttgactttaaaataatcatgatgcagtcatgtctacagtagaattcaccacgacctttgaaggacttaaaccccattaaaagctattaaaccaagataacactcaatgaaaacagctcaactatgttacatcagatcttctctggttaaatacacactgcacttgtgtctgttttacctgtgcaatgaacaatgatctggtattatagtttcagttgggtgaatgattataaagcgaacgcaaggtaacaatactgtctgggcttttgtttacgaaatgagacaatagtctgcttattgttaaccagcgttcttgaaaatgagaaaaattagctaaaaagttaggaaatgttacaaaactatattttctagaatttcagagaatactttaaatattggttggttattttttacacagtgacgtccgataggcaatggcataatacttctaacatacacaaggtcacgcgtcaatggtgagcgcactgagtattgtgtataggaaaacgggcagtaccgtaactacagtatgtatggcctactactagtatataaagtaaatccgaactggtttgctgaaggtcgaattccgcaggccacgccgcgcaagatgtacaaatcagctcccggcgatacactgcagatcgcagaattgtgtgcatggtttaccaccactctgcctagctatatagttgtgtacaatactgtatatgagtttcttgtgagtgcatgtccatcttaataataagtcggttcgtacttttcataaattactttttgaatcataactatcgtgaccgaggatatcttgcaactacgtgaagctcgtctggcaaattcttaatgactaaattcgcttcacgtaatgagtaagtcgtacttgattggtcagttttacctccgagtaatgaaaaactctaacatgattggtcaatttggctccacggagcaaaatgtcagctacgcgtagcagctccacgttgtggcggttgcggcctaccatagcagtatcccatatgatatttctattgtaagaaaatgttatttgttgtcacgtaaatcacaggtttcgtttaaatgtactaacttgaaattaaattaactaattagtgaggaccggtattttgctgtggatatgtttaactgcaattttgatgtaaaacatttgaaatccgctgtaaaatttttgataatattcaactctttgagaaaattattttataaaggaatgctggtaaaaccaggtgcaatacaatgtacattattgacacactatcactctctttatcttcgttaataatagaataatcgatttcaatcgaattgaatacatgagtttgtagttgactactgagcgacctaagcgatcgattgctagccaatcagatagaactccttttcttgcgttcagtgaaataccactcgcctgccagtcgctcactaccactcgcccgtcgctcaccaacggagtattaaatttatatttatcgtataggacgtcgacactgtgtggGGGTATAACTTCATCTAAAGTAAATAAGCAGACTAATTCCATAAGGAAATTATATTGGAAAAAGCCAAGTATTATTTACCATAGACttaccatgtaggcctacatgggaGTCTTTGACACTTTGTTGAGGCCAATTTAATTTAAAATCCCTGTCTATATGTTGCTGTGATGATTTATAAAATTTGAAGAACATCTATATCTACATCTACATATAGGCtactcaacaaagttgcatgaaagcaatatctagtTGAGGTGATCAAAGGCGCCGGTTGAAAACAACAAGGCTATACAAAACTTGAGGGAAAAAACGGCATGCAATTACAtattattaagggaaggggtatgaacgtctggacagtatttattttgggacattagagcacatcagacatatcgaattgcattctgaatacgaagaatgtccttctgatatcaaataattttgattttttgaaattcgcaatttaatacatattttatggcaaatcattaaaaattgatatttttgatatttaacagtactcgaagtaaactttataaatctgatgatttttacttaaagtgtatgtaggtgggatgaaaagccgacgatcaattgaaaatgttgacctttggtattgaatatatggattttttccaaaaacacacacacaaaaaagatctttttgggaaaaaaatccatatatcttcaatatgaaaggtcaaaattttcaactgaccgtcggcttttcctcccagctacatacactttaagaatatatcattagatttatataatttacttcgaggactgttatatatcaaaatttgaaaaatatcaaatttttataatttgtcataaaatttgtattatattgcgattttcaaaaaatgcaaattatttgatatcagaaagatatgcttcgtattcagaatgcaattcgataggtctgaggtgctctcatgttccacaaaaaatactgtcgaaacgcaataaacgctcattctagatcccttaaggatacgatacatgatttaccgacaagtgactcatttcggaattcgatcatgaattttgaagaaaaaaaagcttccacaggcttcgttgggactcgaaccagcgattccaaacttccttcgattacgcgtctagcgctttaccgctcagcCACCGTGGCGGTTGAGCGGAttagtgtaatgataaaagataaatctcataatgccatctttagccttttgtttactaaaaaagacgcgttttgtaaagatagattagccgttttatgcataaatagcacgaacgtttgggaaaggtttcaaacaaatgaatacatgaatacaaaagccacctaagtccatgcgaagttattttgagagaaaaacctgtgtatcattttaattccttcagttagatttacctggtcaatatggtaagttttacgtgcaaatgagtggattaacctgtattaggtatgacgattagcatttcagggacttcgtggggttcattttaaattttggacttaggtggtttttgaatcatatacaaagacaacaatgttagaatgagattaccactagtaagataatacaaaataaagcacactggtatgtataatgttgataagcattctgccatgtaatataaaccacacactttcctttattaaacccattttttgttcaaaagtcattctctagcaatgaatgtgttacaagtggacttttatacatactggatttcaatcaatgtgtttacAAGACTccaatcatggaattgggtgattctttcatacatgctatttttcacatgcccaatagacacagagaatgaatttgagttgttctttcatacatatgacaggcctatgtatagcaacaatttcccatgcttaactcaatttggccaaagtatggacttaggtggcttttgtattcatatattcaaataataaagacactgatgtgatgatgaaattgcgtaagtcgggaattatctgcgtcgcaattttttgttttgggtttaggaatttgaccttaaaatttacgatttcatgacattatcataaagccaagaattttccgcgttgcggaaattccgcgaaaatcgcggaattcggaggtaaagcggaaaacgcatttctaaaaaaaaaaaaaaaaaagcaaaaatgacctagaaaaaggaaaaaaaaaaccaattgaaaagaaatgaataaaatactaaatgaaatgggtcttcaaaattcatcaaaataaagtaaaatccgtcatagatttaccgtacaacgcttGTCCTACCtaccattgcagccatgatacccaatcacccatcccaactttgcaaatcgcaatgatcgtcacaagattcttgtgaaattttattatgtccgaaatgtgctaaaattacaaagcggagaaaagcggaatttagcatttgtaaagcagaaaattcttgacTTTAGGGGTAATCCTGTTCAGGCTTTGTTTTGACAATCACTAGTCGCGTATCAACTAGCGTTTGTTGGGTCACTTAACGCCATTCGTGAGTTTCATTCTTAGGAAAGAACCCTTTTTTCGTGTTTTTCTGGTCATGTTTACTGTATACTATGAAACTTAAGTGACCGCTTGGCCCTatgttgttgcttgagaaatgtttGTACAATATTGTAAACCCAAACAGAAAGGTGCGAAAAACATTCTTTAAGAGAGTAAttgattgttgtttttttaaaattcgtACCCAGCTGCTTCATTTCTTTTTGTCCATTATAAACAAATGCAGCACATTAGTATTTAATGTGCACTGctccattggaacggtccaaaaatgggtctatttgtaaaatcccaatttTCTCTATGACGCGTAAACGgattttgatgttttgtgcaccattttaaagaagaaacgtcatggtttttgaatctttaaaaaagttttgattgtactgccgacattttaagttacgtcccccaatctacagggcctatttttattgagacaccctgtataattgaaatacttctttgtaatttaaacaacaataaacactgttttcaatattttgaaactcttctttattcatatcaaaaggtttcaaacttctaccaaaatcggaacttttattaaattggaaataaaagcaggcctattcgcggcaaacgcacatacagcgaaaaaccatgaacgcgcttgttgatgtccctcttcttttcttcgcgtgcattttaaatagataaagacgcgcggaaaacgcatggaattgctccttctGTTGCGATTTCCATTTTCTAAAAGCAAATTTCATAGGGAGGTGGTGAATGATATGAGACAATTTTAGTGTCTATTTTCTGTGATTCACAacaatgtataaaattcaaaatggtgaaattgcAATAGGCCTACCCATTCCTGAATATGTTCAAACACAGACAGTTAAAACTCGTCAATACCATCCCCAAAGGTTTAGAGTTATGACACCTCACATAAACACTTAAATATGGTTTCTTCCCCCGGACAATCATAGAGTGGAACGCCCTACCTCCTTCCGTGcactgcgtcatcatccctatatcttcgacgaatcctctcgttttcaaaagctacgcagggccgtacgcaggattttatttggggggggggggtgctgattttgaaaaagtggacttttttccaagggggggggcgattatgagaaaagtggacttttccccaaaaatttggacctttttgaacAAAAAACTTTTACAAACctgatttttcttaaatttcaaatcgaattgaatacatgtctccattttgagtttgtactacacctctgagcgacaaagcgatcgatttctagccaatcagatacggtaggcctccttttcttgcgttcggtgaaataccaatcgcccgccgctcaccaacggagtattaagttcatatttataacactggctgttgacactgttCCGTGTATATTGCCAAATCAGCTGACTGCTTCAACAGTTgtattaaggggactcgatcttttgtgcgtaattatagagggccaggcgattcactctatcattaaaaaattatttgaagaagtcaaagagccctaggaataacaactgtagtgtaattcacgccagatacaatttctttatggatacgacaaaattaatttttgtaatcgatcaaaaacaaacgttttatatcaattttaaatttagcctgaatccgtaaatatggtacctctcgcccttttttaggtcaaggctatttttaccattatgcagcgaaccattgttgaagctatttcacatacgtgtacaaaacattctagagaaagaatgaggacatatagtgttgaaatatcttttgttgatttcgaatgataatgtaaagccaagaattttctgctttacaaatgctaaattccgcttttctccgctttgtaattttagcacatttcggacataataaaatttcacaagaatcttgtgacgatcattgcgatttgcaaagtttggacgggtgattgggtatcatggctgcaatgggaggtaggacaagcgttgtacggtaaatctatgacggattttactttattttgatgaattttgaagacccatttcatttagtattttatttatttcttttcaatttcctatttctaggtcatttttgctttttttaaattttttttcttagaaatgcgttttccgctttacctccgaattccgcgattttcgcggaatttccgcaacgcggaaaattcttggctttaaccTAGCCACAGGCATGCAGGGCCTAACCAATGCgtattgtaagcttaccttttcactTTGTTTTCTACTTTccccaaagaaaaaaaatcagaataggCATATTCGCAGCTTTATTTGTatatgtggattatatttcttaCGGTtattcatcatccagaattgccacaAAATAAGTGTGTTGTTTTAAAAATCTCCCGTAACCCGGTATGGCCGATCGGACTGAAAAAAACATGCAATTCTCTAGCCATGCAATAGAACGTATGGAATATAACAAAAATGCACGGTGCATATAACGAAAATGCACGGCGCATATAACCAAATTCCACGGTAGTGACGTAGGCcgtaaaatagtttatttattgaatgacatgtgaccaacaatcaaccaatcaaatggcAAGGATCTACTTAagtgttatataaaaaaaataatgcacgcgtactgagatgttgatgcgtctaatgcacgagcccgaagggggagtgcattagacgcgtcaacatctcagtacaaaaTGTTAgtgtaacaaaattgtcactaaatatGTTGGataatgcaagcaaatataaatgcatccactcACAAGAAAAATggacgcgtccgaaagcactgtgcgtactacgcggagtgcgcgcccgtgcaattatacaatatttatgcacggctagtaatttactaacgcttgctctgattggttctcactatcgaGGAGTGCATGAAGTtattatatctaccaaaaaacgtcgtaatacactgttaaaataaaattaaacaagttgtttaaaattttaaacaaccacaagttaccaggtgaatcgctcaatagttgtttaaaaattaaacaactcaaaattgtttaattattaaacagtttgttgtttaaaatgttgaccaagatttaaacaactgttgtttagtggtataattaaacaacttagttgtgtaagcctagattaaacaacagtgtttaaattgtaaacggttgtttaaagaaggttgtttaaaaatatgtttttattcactgaatgttgtttacgttttatcaaacattttactTGTATGTGTACACGTTTTACATTGAAATCGTTCGCTATTCTATATATACATGCTGCTGCTAAAACTGAATGTGATTTTGTGATCTGTGTGGTAAAAAAACTGAGCATAATATTGCTGATGTTAACTATAAGCTTACCTGTACAAGCATACTGTATCTTACAACACAGTAAGCTTACAGGCATAGTATCAATTTTTTAACcacatgtggatcacaaaattgcttccagtttgtgcacagcaaacatttacataaatagagagcgatacaggcctaaaacttgtacacttgctgtataaagttcaataaaattccttcgcttctctccacacatgcatgcttgtcaaaacggccatcttggattatgcaaataatattaaacaactcgatgtttaaaatgccgatttggcggtaaattagcattttttaaacaactctgtttaaattgattattttgccttttcatttgttgttgtttaaaacaatcaagctccaattttttttttttgaacaactctgtttacttttctgaacaacattcttttaaacagcaaaattttaaacagtgttctaACGGTGTAACATGAAGGACGGGTCGTCATTTTTACATCCAACAATTTGCACTTAATAGTTTTAAGACTGTCGAAAGCggtgacgtaggctatgtattatcaaaaacatttgaaggtttgtgttttattatattgcgtgttcataaagagtaatAGAGTATTATTATATACCGTACTTAGCAAatcgactgtctgtcaacctgctgcatataggccctacatctgtacataaggcgcagaatccc belongs to Amphiura filiformis chromosome 18, Afil_fr2py, whole genome shotgun sequence and includes:
- the LOC140138780 gene encoding uncharacterized protein, which translates into the protein MKCYISLRIMKKLSPYLVDRLPVHTCKYCKQRFYYSTSRYLLHLRFHENWTHPYRNGSFQQAVSAYRRHLSLHRQSCAQSFSSPEKINVHKRISTKTKRNTCKIFSWTKDKTRHERIRTKGKSVHDQHDKLKKRLTICLKKINLEEILKGNVIGNYFKSIKCHCCEKKTLTSYEKSRNEWIHTKENPYQCRYCNKSFSHPGDTTQHERIHTKEKAFWCKYCNKSFVQVRIKTTHEIIHSKKKPYQCRYCKKGFSLSGDKTKHERIHSKEKPYQCSHCKKSFSLSHIKTRHERIHTKEKPYKCKYCNKSFSQSCHKTRHERIHSKEKPYQCRYCNKNFAQSGNKTSHERVHSKEKPFQCRYCNKSFSWLAGKTSHERTHSKEKPYQCRYCKKSFSWSCDKTIHERTHTKEKPYQCKYCSKSFSRANSKTIHERIHTKEKPYQCRYCNKCFPRSGEKTSHERVHTKEKPYQCKYCNKSFSWSAVKTKHERTHSKEKQTLTMQILQQEFRTVRSKDLT